The following proteins come from a genomic window of Anaerobutyricum hallii:
- a CDS encoding response regulator transcription factor, with product MLTGRLLILSKKEAECKEMTAYFEDSGYNVIWCTEYDEAGEILSRGKNKPDLLIFDVDIPKRREYETVEKIRMYSDMAILMLSQDDKLDSQLYAYSKKIDDYMVKPAPLPLIEAHVEAIIRRTVEKRNAVEAVGALSIDYEGRKIYLADRPLKVTAKEFDLLEYFIKHKGMILSRDKILDSVWGFDYIGGYRSVDTLVKKLRAKLTKEYPYIKTVYGVGYCFDI from the coding sequence ATGCTTACAGGCAGATTACTGATTTTAAGCAAGAAAGAAGCAGAATGTAAAGAGATGACAGCTTATTTCGAAGATAGCGGTTATAATGTAATCTGGTGCACAGAATATGATGAAGCAGGAGAGATTCTTTCCAGAGGAAAGAACAAACCGGATCTGCTGATTTTTGATGTAGATATACCAAAACGGCGAGAATATGAGACAGTTGAGAAGATAAGAATGTATTCTGACATGGCTATTTTAATGTTGTCACAGGATGATAAGCTGGACAGTCAGTTATATGCCTATTCTAAGAAGATAGATGATTATATGGTAAAGCCGGCACCGTTACCGTTGATAGAGGCGCATGTAGAGGCAATCATACGAAGGACAGTGGAGAAGCGGAATGCAGTAGAAGCTGTAGGTGCCTTATCTATTGATTATGAAGGAAGAAAGATTTATCTTGCGGACAGACCGTTAAAGGTAACAGCGAAGGAGTTTGATTTACTGGAGTATTTTATAAAGCATAAAGGTATGATTTTATCCAGAGATAAGATTCTTGATTCTGTATGGGGATTTGATTATATTGGCGGGTACCGAAGCGTAGACACGCTGGTAAAGAAACTACGAGCGAAGTTAACTAAGGAATATCCTTATATTAAGACAGTTTATGGGGTTGGATACTGTTTTGATATTTAA
- a CDS encoding 3-deoxy-7-phosphoheptulonate synthase, translating into MDMDMKFFRKLPVPKDLKEQFPADERIVKIKQERDPEIRRIFEGKSDKLLLIIGPCSADREDAVLDYVTRLSKVQEKVKDKIMIIPRIYTNKPRTTGGGYKGLVHQPDPEKKPDMLQGIIAVRELHQKAILESGLTCADEMLYPENHRYVSDLLSYVAIGARSVEDQQHRLTASGVGIPVGMKNPTGGDLSVMMNSITAAQGQHVFLYRGWEVQSLGNPYAHALLRGYVDKHGKTYSNYHYEDLNELFELYQEHELKNPGVIIDTNHANSGKHYLEQIRIAKEVLHSCRLSKDIKGLVKGLMIESYIEDGNQPIGGGCYGKSITDPCLGWEKSERLIYEIADLL; encoded by the coding sequence ATGGATATGGATATGAAATTTTTTAGGAAACTGCCGGTACCAAAGGATTTAAAGGAGCAGTTTCCTGCTGATGAGAGAATTGTAAAGATTAAGCAGGAGAGAGATCCTGAGATTCGAAGAATTTTTGAGGGTAAGTCTGATAAGTTATTATTAATTATAGGGCCATGTTCTGCTGACAGAGAAGATGCTGTTCTTGATTATGTAACAAGATTGTCAAAGGTACAGGAGAAAGTAAAAGACAAGATTATGATCATCCCAAGAATATATACGAATAAACCTCGTACAACCGGTGGGGGATATAAGGGGCTTGTTCATCAGCCAGATCCGGAGAAGAAGCCGGATATGTTGCAGGGAATTATTGCTGTTCGTGAGTTACATCAGAAAGCAATTCTTGAAAGTGGACTTACTTGTGCGGATGAAATGCTGTATCCCGAAAACCATCGTTATGTTTCGGATCTGTTATCCTATGTTGCAATCGGAGCACGTTCTGTAGAGGATCAGCAGCATCGTCTGACAGCAAGCGGTGTAGGAATTCCTGTAGGAATGAAGAATCCGACAGGTGGAGATTTATCTGTTATGATGAATTCTATCACAGCAGCGCAGGGGCAGCATGTATTCCTCTATCGTGGATGGGAAGTACAGTCTCTTGGTAATCCTTATGCACATGCTTTATTAAGAGGATATGTAGATAAGCATGGTAAAACATACTCGAACTATCATTATGAAGATTTAAATGAACTTTTTGAATTATATCAGGAACATGAATTAAAAAATCCAGGTGTGATTATTGATACAAACCATGCGAATTCCGGTAAGCATTACCTTGAACAGATTCGTATTGCAAAGGAAGTACTGCATAGCTGCAGACTTTCTAAAGATATCAAAGGACTTGTAAAAGGTCTGATGATCGAAAGTTACATTGAAGATGGTAATCAGCCGATTGGTGGAGGATGTTATGGTAAGTCGATTACAGATCCTTGTCTTGGCTGGGAAAAGTCAGAAAGATTAATTTACGAAATTGCAGATTTACTATAA